One Methylocapsa sp. D3K7 DNA window includes the following coding sequences:
- a CDS encoding heavy metal-associated domain-containing protein — MSSLSSDPKNPKVFSVRVEGMACESCVARVEKAISVTPGVVSVSVDLAAKRANVVFAGVPDIAAVIAAIGEAGYECMVENAA, encoded by the coding sequence ATGTCCTCTCTCTCCTCCGATCCGAAGAACCCCAAAGTTTTCAGCGTTCGTGTGGAGGGTATGGCCTGCGAGTCCTGCGTGGCGCGCGTCGAGAAAGCGATTTCCGTCACGCCAGGCGTTGTCTCGGTCTCCGTCGATCTTGCGGCAAAACGCGCCAATGTGGTCTTTGCGGGGGTCCCAGATATCGCGGCGGTCATCGCCGCGATTGGCGAAGCTGGCTATGAATGCATGGTTGAGAACGCGGCCTAA